One Archangium violaceum genomic window, CTGGGTGCGGCTGACCGGCGGGGCGCCCACCCTCTCGGGGAAGGACCCGCTCGGCCACATCCTCTACCTCCAGAGCGAGCACCCCGAGCTCTACCGCAACACCTACAAGTTCCTCGAGCCCAAGGACTGGCTCAACCTGCGGCTCAGTGGCCGCTTCGCGTCCTCCTACGACTCCATCACCCTGCACTGGGTCACCGACAACCGGGACCTCAAGCGCATCACCTACGACGAGCGCCTGCTGCAGATGACGGGCATGCCGCGCGAGAAGCTGCCGGACCTGGTGCCCGCGGCGACCGTGCTCGGCCCCCTGCAACCCGAGGCCGCCCGCGCCCTGGGGCTGAGCGACAAGGTCCAGGTCATCACCGGCGCCCCGGACATCCTCGCGGCCGCCGTGGGCTCGGGCGCGGTGCGCGACCACGAGCCCCACCTGTGCATCGGCACGTCCTCCTGGCTGAGCTGCCATGTGCCGTACAAGAAGACGGACGTCCTGCACCAGATGGGCACCCTGCCCTCCGCGCTGCCCGGCCGCTACCTGCTCACCAACGAGCAGGAGTCCGCCGGCATCTGCCTGTCCTTCCTCAAGGACAACATCCTCTTCGGCCACGAGGAGCTCTCCAACAGCGGCAACGACCAGGAGTCGGTGGACCTCTACAAGGTCCTCGAGAAGGAGGCCGAGCGCATCCCCGCCGGCAGCGACCAACTCATCTTCATGCCCTGGCTCAACGGCGAGCGCAGCCCGGTGGACGACCAGCGACTGCGCGGCGGCTTCTTCAACCAGTCACTCAAGACGACGCGCGGGCACATGGTGCGCGCCGTGCTGGAGGGCGTGGCCTACAACTCGCGCTGGCTCCTCACCTACGTGGAGAAGTTCGTCGGCCGCAAGCTGGACTCCATCCGCATCATCGGCGGAGGCGCCCGCTCGAGGCTGTGGTGCCAGACGGTGGCGGACGTGCTGGACCGGCGCATCCTCCAGGTGGACGAGCCCGTGCTGGCCAACGCGCGAGGCGCGGCGTTCCAGGCGGCGGTGGCGCTCGGACACCTCAGCGTGGACGAGATTCCCTCGCTCGTCCCCATCGCCCACACCTTCGAGCCCAACCCGAAGAACCGCGAGCTCT contains:
- a CDS encoding xylulokinase, encoding MPTSANASILAIDLGTSAVKLAVVTLRGKILGGDVEPIQLELLPDGGAEQDPESWWTAIIRGTRRLMDKGVISAEDIIGINVSSQWSGTVAVDERGKPLRPAIIWMDSRGAPHVRRVANGLIPIEGYGLARLLTWVRLTGGAPTLSGKDPLGHILYLQSEHPELYRNTYKFLEPKDWLNLRLSGRFASSYDSITLHWVTDNRDLKRITYDERLLQMTGMPREKLPDLVPAATVLGPLQPEAARALGLSDKVQVITGAPDILAAAVGSGAVRDHEPHLCIGTSSWLSCHVPYKKTDVLHQMGTLPSALPGRYLLTNEQESAGICLSFLKDNILFGHEELSNSGNDQESVDLYKVLEKEAERIPAGSDQLIFMPWLNGERSPVDDQRLRGGFFNQSLKTTRGHMVRAVLEGVAYNSRWLLTYVEKFVGRKLDSIRIIGGGARSRLWCQTVADVLDRRILQVDEPVLANARGAAFQAAVALGHLSVDEIPSLVPIAHTFEPNPKNRELYDELFREFVNLYKCNKAIFARLNRSRSA